A genomic region of Pseudochaenichthys georgianus chromosome 12, fPseGeo1.2, whole genome shotgun sequence contains the following coding sequences:
- the pmchl gene encoding pro-melanin-concentrating hormone, like — protein sequence MRQSLMPLIFAAALLFQCYTLSIALPMGKMDDGFLEQDAFASLLSDEVTDNSLGESDLATAGKTRGPRVIIVGSPSLWRELRSTHGGLSTYKRRADDNNQDLNIPILRRDTMRCMVGRVYRPCWEE from the coding sequence ATGAGACAGTCACTCATGCCCCTCATCTTCGCCGCAGCGCTCTTGTTCCAGTGCTACACCCTGTCGATTGCGCTACCCATGGGCAAGATGGACGACGGCTTCCTTGAGCAGGATGCTTTCGCTTCACTGCTGAGCGACGAGGTGACAGACAACAGTCTTGGCGAATCAGATCTGGCCACTGCGGGTAAAACCAGAGGGCCGAGGGTGATCATCGTCGGCAGTCCgagcctctggagggaactGCGGTCGACGCACGGCGGACTGAGCACCTACAAGCGGAGAGCGGACGACAACAACCAGGACCTGAACATCCCCATCCTGAGGAGGGACACCATGAGGTGCATGGTGGGACGGGTGTACCGGCCATGCTGGGAAGAATAG
- the spag8 gene encoding sperm-associated antigen 8, whose translation MAEKPAAVGNRLGKCMLHNWVEERATEDVDTQETRTQIQKHGHKGIITMDQESQMESVTTLRANFTPPKGPGVRLRGIRGELLEKHIAQRIREKVNAERNKPSPKTDFCSTTQRDFCVQGFVPLNPGTTQVHDYKSDQAITFWSENCQRIQGATAVPSVKAPFRRSALFSTPISQRLDEMELPSDD comes from the exons ATGGCAGAGAAGCCCGCCGCGGTGGGAAATAGACTTGGTAAATGTATGCTGCACAACTGGGTGGAAGAG AGGGCCACGGAGGATGTTGACACTCAGGAAACGAGGACACAAATCCAAAAACATGGACACAAAGGGATCATCACAATGGACCAGGAGTCTCAAATGGAGAGTGTCACCACGCTGAGAGCGAATTTCACTCCTCCCAAAGGTCCTGGGGTGAGGCTGCGGG GCATCAGAGGCGAGCTTTTGGAAAAACATATCGCCCAGAGGATAAG AGAGAAGGTTAATGCTGAAAGGAACAAACCAAGTCCCAAAACTGACTTCTGCTCCACAACTCAGAGGGATTTCTGTGTACAGGGATTTGTGCCTCTTAACCCTGGAACAACACAA GTTCATGATTACAAATCTGACCAGGCCATCACATTTTGGAGTGAAAACTGCCAGCGGATACAG GGTGCCACTGCCGTACCGTCCGTGAAAGCACCTTTCAGGAGGTCGGCCCTGTTCAGCACCCCCATCAGCCAGCGACTGGATGAAATGGAGCTCCCGTCTGATGACTGA